From the genome of Candidatus Electrothrix communis, one region includes:
- a CDS encoding endonuclease/exonuclease/phosphatase family protein, translating into MNIVNQQKSISFATWNIGGGVLGESHQTDGKPAIAYYSSVIKKYFPDIICIQEGHSYKTNEVAQPEWLATDLGYKYFKTFALSESHLAPNAFLNLSILSKFPLSNFLFSKFENPKLSSIGPNGDQWTLFDKGYFSCLVKTPYGDTTVFNCHCFPLHFFNGNPTEQRFVAIWRQLLNVLKKMRLSHPVLAAIDLNSPDITGLLSEELDKNKYLNATIDIPTTTKGVQQDYILHTKEFKDISKIIIDTKSDHSYCQVFFERVYT; encoded by the coding sequence ATGAACATAGTGAACCAACAAAAGAGTATTAGTTTCGCAACATGGAATATCGGTGGAGGTGTACTAGGAGAGTCTCATCAGACAGATGGTAAACCTGCTATTGCCTATTACAGTTCAGTTATTAAAAAATATTTTCCTGACATAATATGCATACAAGAAGGTCACTCTTACAAAACAAATGAGGTAGCACAACCTGAATGGCTGGCCACAGACCTTGGTTACAAATATTTTAAGACATTTGCTCTAAGTGAATCTCATTTGGCGCCAAACGCTTTTTTGAATTTGTCGATTTTGTCAAAATTTCCTCTGTCAAATTTTCTGTTTTCAAAATTTGAGAATCCCAAGTTATCTTCTATTGGCCCTAACGGTGATCAATGGACTCTTTTTGATAAAGGATACTTTTCATGTCTAGTAAAAACACCTTACGGAGATACTACTGTCTTTAACTGCCACTGTTTTCCCTTACATTTTTTTAATGGAAATCCTACAGAGCAGCGTTTTGTCGCAATATGGCGGCAATTATTGAATGTGCTTAAAAAAATGAGGCTCAGTCACCCCGTACTAGCTGCAATTGATCTAAATTCCCCTGATATTACAGGCCTATTATCAGAAGAACTCGATAAAAACAAGTATTTAAATGCGACAATAGACATTCCAACCACAACAAAAGGTGTCCAACAGGATTATATATTACATACTAAAGAGTTTAAGGATATATCAAAAATCATAATTGATACAAAATCAGACCATTCTTACTGCCAGGTTTTTTTCGAAAGAGTCTACACTTAA
- a CDS encoding radical SAM protein encodes MIYIENLKRHVSNCAQKCYIVPVARACNAKCVFCATSTYRPSQTNGYMCLDNKIYSVIDTLYRCGVKIFEITGGGEPTLHPNLENLIKILRDKHNVSIKLYTNGSNLPKAISINELNISRCTVDPGCNQILMNINQGSLPLKKMIQHARGLGHKNIRLSVPILKGGVQSISDAKDFIKYAAKTVNSIVFRPLYPCTPNLEKINVSNIDNINNWQNLLQEYAEYIDNRCIIEVDTDSCNKSHQLILGSDSNLYTEWTMSNMFMGQKNINTNINFKFD; translated from the coding sequence ATGATCTACATAGAAAACTTAAAGCGACACGTAAGCAATTGTGCACAGAAATGCTATATAGTTCCGGTCGCACGAGCATGTAACGCAAAATGTGTTTTTTGTGCTACAAGCACCTATAGGCCATCTCAAACAAATGGCTATATGTGTTTAGATAACAAAATATATTCTGTCATTGATACTCTCTATAGGTGTGGTGTCAAAATTTTTGAAATAACGGGAGGGGGGGAGCCAACACTACATCCAAACCTCGAAAATTTAATAAAAATACTTCGTGACAAACATAATGTCAGCATTAAGCTTTATACGAATGGCTCTAATTTGCCAAAAGCTATTTCAATAAACGAGCTTAATATTTCTAGGTGTACAGTTGACCCAGGTTGTAATCAAATTTTAATGAATATAAATCAAGGAAGTCTTCCCTTAAAAAAAATGATCCAACACGCTAGAGGGCTAGGCCATAAAAACATAAGGCTTTCTGTCCCAATCCTGAAAGGAGGCGTGCAGTCAATATCAGACGCAAAAGACTTTATAAAATACGCTGCTAAGACAGTCAACTCCATTGTCTTTCGTCCACTTTACCCCTGTACACCCAATCTTGAAAAGATCAATGTCTCTAACATCGACAATATTAATAATTGGCAAAATTTACTCCAAGAATACGCTGAATATATTGACAATAGGTGCATTATTGAAGTGGATACAGATTCATGTAACAAATCTCACCAACTTATTCTCGGCAGCGACTCTAACTTATATACTGAATGGACGATGTCTAACATGTTTATGGGTCAAAAAAATATTAATACCAATATAAACTTTAAATTTGATTAA
- a CDS encoding NUDIX hydrolase, translated as MGNSNNIKNLATCPSPAQPIPKNATSVFKGLIFEVFQWKQLQFDETEVVFEKARRPDTVVILPILDDGRIVLCQQEQSGCKPFISCFGGRVEEGEDATNAARRELLEESGYAANELTLWEAHHPITKLEWVVYTFIAKGITTQTKPKVEPGEMISPFFITFDELVELSLDSKFREGHIAFRLLKAKSLPNEMKKIRKLFQP; from the coding sequence ATGGGTAATAGCAATAACATAAAAAATTTAGCGACTTGCCCTTCACCTGCTCAGCCAATACCCAAAAACGCAACTAGTGTTTTTAAAGGCTTAATATTTGAAGTGTTTCAGTGGAAACAACTTCAATTTGACGAAACTGAGGTGGTGTTTGAAAAAGCACGTCGTCCCGATACTGTCGTCATATTACCTATCCTTGACGATGGACGAATTGTTCTTTGCCAACAAGAGCAGTCTGGGTGTAAGCCATTTATATCTTGCTTTGGTGGGAGAGTAGAAGAGGGAGAAGATGCCACAAATGCAGCCAGACGAGAATTACTTGAAGAAAGTGGTTATGCTGCAAATGAGTTAACTTTGTGGGAAGCTCACCACCCTATAACAAAATTAGAATGGGTTGTTTATACTTTTATTGCAAAGGGGATTACGACTCAAACAAAACCAAAAGTTGAGCCAGGCGAAATGATATCTCCATTTTTTATTACTTTTGATGAGCTTGTCGAATTAAGCTTAGATTCAAAATTTCGTGAGGGACATATAGCTTTCCGGTTATTAAAGGCAAAGTCTTTACCCAATGAAATGAAAAAAATCAGAAAGCTATTTCAACCTTAA
- the dcd gene encoding dCTP deaminase gives MNLMLSENTCNGGWLAGTLVDREVNNGNIIITPFLKECLNPNSYNYHLDKYLKRLTSAVLDCKIEDEYEDITIPKEGYILQPGECYLGSTKEIFGSNIYAALITGRSSVGRKFITNHVTAGLIDQGFLGKITLEITVQKPTKIYRFMRFGQIFWFTVFGNAELYTGKYQNQSHPTTSRLHCDYQKDGKII, from the coding sequence ATGAATCTTATGCTTTCTGAAAACACATGCAATGGTGGCTGGTTAGCTGGCACACTGGTTGACCGAGAGGTTAACAATGGCAATATCATAATTACCCCCTTCTTGAAAGAATGCTTGAACCCCAATTCATATAACTACCACTTAGATAAATACCTAAAACGGTTAACATCGGCTGTTCTAGATTGCAAAATTGAAGACGAGTATGAAGATATCACAATACCAAAGGAAGGTTACATATTACAACCAGGGGAATGTTATCTGGGCTCTACCAAAGAAATATTTGGGTCGAATATCTATGCTGCACTGATTACCGGCAGAAGTTCAGTTGGAAGGAAATTTATAACAAACCATGTAACAGCTGGTTTGATAGATCAAGGATTCTTGGGAAAAATAACATTAGAAATAACTGTTCAAAAACCAACGAAAATTTATCGGTTTATGCGATTTGGGCAAATCTTTTGGTTTACCGTTTTTGGTAACGCCGAATTATATACAGGAAAATACCAAAATCAATCCCACCCAACGACATCCCGGTTACATTGTGACTATCAAAAGGATGGAAAGATCATTTAA
- a CDS encoding transposase: MLTAIVEQGLKLPKDCPEKWVVDCKSVGNGDKAIIYLGKYLYRGVIQEKDILKCENGMVTFRYLHAKTGKYRSREVTGEEFLSLLMLHVLPKGFRRARCYGFLHPCSKKLIRFLQLVLRVNPFTLFSAEQPKKAAIICPNCGAEMKIIRTRVRKPPPLRPAVCIA; encoded by the coding sequence ATGCTTACGGCCATAGTTGAGCAAGGCCTGAAACTGCCAAAGGATTGCCCGGAAAAGTGGGTTGTCGACTGCAAGAGCGTCGGCAACGGAGACAAGGCGATCATCTATCTCGGCAAATATCTCTACCGGGGCGTAATTCAGGAAAAGGATATCCTGAAGTGCGAAAACGGCATGGTTACCTTCAGGTATCTTCACGCCAAAACCGGCAAATACAGGTCCAGGGAGGTGACCGGAGAAGAATTCCTCTCTCTGCTCATGCTGCACGTCTTGCCCAAAGGGTTTCGCAGGGCACGCTGTTACGGTTTTCTGCATCCGTGCAGCAAAAAGCTCATCCGATTTCTCCAACTGGTGCTTAGGGTCAACCCGTTTACATTATTCAGTGCTGAGCAACCCAAAAAAGCTGCTATCATCTGCCCGAACTGCGGGGCGGAAATGAAAATCATTCGGACTAGGGTGAGGAAGCCGCCTCCTCTCCGGCCAGCTGTTTGCATCGCATAA
- a CDS encoding transposase zinc-binding domain-containing protein: MILLSTIINRFKEQFLAQYQAFVLPSHKKALWAMAKCRTEHSLQMLARCANHECGTEIYIPHSCGHRNCPHCQNHESSNWIEKQLNKRLPAPYFLVTFTLPAQLRDLAWRNQKIVYSQMFASVKETLKTFTANDKKLGGEAGFTAILHTHARNLDHHPHIHVVMPGASINKKQGCGIKGG; encoded by the coding sequence ATGATTTTGCTCTCCACGATTATTAATCGATTCAAGGAACAGTTTTTAGCGCAATATCAGGCTTTCGTTCTGCCCAGCCACAAAAAAGCGCTGTGGGCCATGGCCAAGTGCAGGACGGAACACAGCCTGCAGATGCTTGCGCGGTGTGCGAACCATGAATGCGGAACAGAAATCTATATTCCTCATTCCTGCGGCCATAGAAACTGTCCGCACTGTCAGAACCATGAAAGCAGCAACTGGATCGAAAAGCAACTGAACAAGCGGCTGCCGGCTCCCTATTTTCTGGTTACCTTTACCCTGCCTGCTCAACTCAGGGATCTTGCCTGGAGAAATCAGAAAATCGTTTATTCACAGATGTTCGCTTCGGTCAAAGAGACTCTGAAAACCTTTACTGCAAATGACAAAAAACTCGGCGGAGAAGCGGGATTTACCGCTATCCTCCATACCCATGCAAGAAATCTTGATCATCACCCCCACATCCATGTGGTCATGCCCGGAGCAAGCATCAACAAAAAACAGGGTTGTGGCATAAAAGGGGGCTGA
- a CDS encoding site-specific integrase, with translation MNCTMPSDPHFNLLYQKHIKHLKLNGLQPKTIDAYSRSIRRIGNYFECQIDNLTSDQLLDYFNELLDCRSWSAVKLDLYGLKFFYSRVLNRTWEDIP, from the coding sequence ATGAACTGCACGATGCCAAGCGATCCACACTTCAATCTGCTTTATCAAAAACATATCAAACATCTGAAACTTAACGGCTTACAACCAAAGACCATTGATGCCTATTCACGGTCGATCAGGCGAATCGGCAATTATTTCGAGTGTCAAATCGACAATCTCACATCCGACCAGCTCCTTGATTACTTTAACGAACTTTTGGATTGTCGCTCATGGAGCGCAGTCAAGCTCGACCTGTATGGGCTGAAGTTCTTTTATTCCAGGGTGCTGAACAGAACCTGGGAGGATATCCCCTGA
- a CDS encoding Rpn family recombination-promoting nuclease/putative transposase — MSTKERYINLFTDYGFKKIFGEEPNKNLLLDFLNELLREEQGEIKELTYLKTEQLGDTDIDRKAIFDLYCENEQGEKFIVELQKSKQNFFKDRALYYSTFPIREQAERGDWNFKLKAVYTVAILDFVFDEDKNTPEKYRYDVKLTDTDTNRVFYDKLTFIYLEMPKFTKSLDELESRFDKWLYVIRNLNRLERLPDTLREQVFEQLFDTAEIARFTPDQVRSYEKSLKYYRDMKNSLDTAFDDGKEEGRAEGKEEGRTEEKRQVVINGLQQGLEIKVIATLTGLSVKIIEKISRELSEEESEEESKGSGSN; from the coding sequence ATGTCCACCAAAGAACGCTACATCAACCTCTTCACCGATTACGGATTCAAAAAAATCTTCGGCGAAGAACCCAACAAGAACCTGCTTCTCGACTTTCTCAACGAGCTACTCAGGGAGGAACAGGGAGAAATCAAGGAGCTGACCTACCTAAAAACCGAGCAACTCGGCGACACCGACATTGATCGCAAGGCTATCTTCGATCTCTACTGCGAGAATGAGCAAGGCGAGAAATTCATTGTCGAGCTCCAGAAGAGCAAACAAAATTTCTTCAAAGATCGCGCCCTCTACTACTCCACCTTCCCCATCCGCGAACAGGCGGAACGGGGCGACTGGAATTTCAAACTTAAGGCCGTCTATACCGTGGCGATTCTGGATTTCGTCTTTGATGAGGACAAGAACACACCAGAAAAATACCGCTATGATGTTAAGTTGACAGATACTGACACCAACCGGGTGTTTTATGATAAACTAACCTTCATCTACTTGGAAATGCCCAAGTTCACCAAGAGCTTGGACGAGTTGGAAAGCCGGTTTGACAAATGGCTCTATGTTATCAGAAACCTGAACCGACTGGAACGGTTACCAGACACCCTACGGGAACAGGTTTTTGAGCAGCTTTTTGATACGGCGGAGATTGCCCGTTTTACCCCGGATCAAGTGCGCTCCTATGAAAAAAGCCTGAAGTATTATCGCGATATGAAAAACTCGCTGGATACGGCCTTTGATGACGGTAAAGAGGAAGGGAGAGCAGAAGGGAAAGAAGAAGGAAGAACAGAAGAAAAAAGGCAGGTCGTCATCAACGGGCTGCAACAGGGACTTGAGATAAAAGTGATCGCTACCTTGACGGGATTATCTGTTAAAATTATTGAGAAAATATCCAGGGAACTTTCAGAGGAAGAATCAGAGGAAGAATCAAAAGGGTCAGGGTCAAATTAA
- a CDS encoding AAA family ATPase: MKKLGLGIQALSEFIDNHFIYVDKTEHIHRLIDDGKYYFLSRPRRFGKSLLINTLKELFEGNRRLFQGCWIEERWNWQQKNPVIKIDFTQVEYRELGLKKALDQYLLRTAEQHKITLQAETYAGKFLELIKTLGQKSGTVILIDEYDKPIIDYLEASNIQQAEENREILKTFYAGVKGLDEHIRFFLLTGVSKFSRVSIFSDLNHLRDLSISESGAGLLGYTEQEIRENYRPYIEKLADCFGTTEDRIMEQVKTWYNGYSWDGRTFVYNPYSTLSLLSSRAFKNFWFETGTPTFLIKHIKESGVKINESLNKPVKENAFNAYDIENLNTTAILFQTGYLTVKQWDRLENTYVLDFPNREVKESFLDFMVKNYADSSAEEMGHIVAVLTEALRINDIRRFFEAMQALFSSITSKQLEKVKAYEGFYHSIIYITLKMLGVRIDCEVQSSFGATDAVIQNEEYIYVIEFKMGTAEEALRQIKEKRYCAPFAADERTVIMVGIGIDKGVRNLTDFVTGPVDRGAEKTGN; this comes from the coding sequence ATGAAAAAATTAGGCTTGGGCATACAGGCATTATCAGAATTCATAGATAATCACTTCATCTATGTGGATAAGACTGAGCATATTCACAGACTGATAGACGATGGAAAATACTATTTTCTTTCCCGTCCCCGGCGGTTCGGCAAATCCCTACTGATCAATACGCTTAAGGAGCTGTTTGAAGGCAACCGCAGGCTCTTTCAGGGCTGTTGGATTGAGGAAAGATGGAATTGGCAGCAAAAAAATCCAGTCATAAAAATAGACTTTACCCAGGTCGAATACCGGGAACTGGGCTTGAAAAAGGCCTTGGATCAATACTTACTCCGAACGGCGGAGCAGCACAAGATCACCTTGCAGGCGGAAACCTATGCAGGGAAATTCCTGGAACTGATCAAGACATTGGGGCAGAAATCAGGGACGGTTATCCTGATTGATGAGTATGACAAGCCCATTATTGATTATCTGGAGGCATCAAACATACAGCAGGCCGAAGAAAATCGGGAAATCCTGAAAACCTTTTACGCCGGGGTAAAGGGGCTGGATGAGCATATCCGTTTTTTTCTGCTCACCGGTGTTTCCAAGTTCAGCCGCGTCTCGATTTTCAGCGATCTCAACCACCTCAGAGACCTGAGTATTTCAGAAAGCGGTGCCGGATTGCTCGGCTATACCGAACAGGAAATTCGGGAAAATTATCGACCTTATATCGAAAAACTGGCTGACTGCTTCGGCACCACGGAAGACAGGATCATGGAGCAGGTCAAGACCTGGTATAACGGCTATTCCTGGGACGGCAGAACCTTTGTCTATAATCCCTATTCGACCCTGAGTCTTCTCTCCTCCAGGGCCTTTAAAAACTTCTGGTTCGAGACCGGTACCCCGACCTTTCTGATCAAACATATCAAAGAATCCGGGGTAAAGATCAACGAGTCGCTGAATAAACCAGTGAAAGAAAATGCCTTTAACGCCTATGATATCGAGAACCTCAACACCACCGCCATTCTGTTTCAGACTGGTTACCTGACTGTCAAGCAATGGGACCGGCTGGAAAACACCTATGTTCTGGATTTCCCCAACCGGGAGGTGAAGGAGTCATTCCTTGATTTTATGGTGAAAAACTATGCTGACAGCTCTGCCGAAGAGATGGGGCATATTGTCGCGGTGCTGACCGAGGCCTTGCGGATAAACGATATCCGCCGGTTTTTCGAGGCCATGCAGGCCCTGTTTAGCTCCATCACGTCGAAACAGCTGGAAAAAGTAAAGGCGTACGAGGGGTTTTATCATTCGATCATCTATATAACCCTGAAGATGCTCGGGGTTCGGATCGACTGCGAGGTGCAGTCCAGCTTCGGGGCCACTGATGCGGTGATACAAAACGAGGAGTATATTTACGTTATTGAATTCAAGATGGGAACCGCTGAGGAGGCCCTGCGGCAGATCAAAGAAAAACGCTATTGCGCTCCGTTTGCCGCTGATGAACGGACGGTTATCATGGTTGGGATTGGCATTGACAAAGGGGTTCGGAATTTAACGGATTTTGTGACGGGACCTGTGGATCGGGGTGCTGAAAAAACAGGCAATTAG
- a CDS encoding CopG family antitoxin encodes MREHYDFSKMKGEKNPYTKQLKQPVTMRLDKATVTYFKSLAAELDMPYQSLINLYLRDCALHHRKLQLKWVS; translated from the coding sequence ATGAGAGAACATTATGATTTCAGTAAAATGAAGGGAGAGAAAAATCCTTACACCAAGCAATTGAAGCAACCAGTAACCATGCGTCTGGACAAGGCTACTGTGACGTATTTCAAATCTTTGGCCGCAGAGCTTGACATGCCGTACCAAAGCCTGATCAATCTCTACCTGAGAGACTGTGCGCTGCATCATAGAAAACTTCAGCTCAAGTGGGTGTCTTAA